The Streptomyces tendae genome has a window encoding:
- a CDS encoding carbohydrate ABC transporter permease, whose amino-acid sequence MTATTGHTVRAPVPRAAAPSARARGTARRRRLGAAGVLMAPFFLLLVTVFLIPVGTAAYLSFYSDDQPGLGFGPERTVFVGLRSYAAVLTDPTFLGGLGTVALYCLIYIPLMVVGALLLALLLDSGVVRLRGFAQLGLFLPHAVPGIIAALIWLYLYTPGISPVVDLFARADVTIDFLGVHTVLPSIVNIALWSNLGYNMVVFYAALQAVPREVIEAAVVDGAGPVRTALRVKTPLVRASIVMVAMFTLIWALQLFTEPMLLSQSSPMINSRFSPSMYIYDAAFTRTNYSLAAAASVVLLLCTIALSYGVTRFTSRDSTAEEAR is encoded by the coding sequence ATGACCGCGACGACCGGGCACACCGTGCGGGCCCCCGTCCCGCGCGCCGCCGCCCCCTCCGCCCGCGCCCGCGGGACCGCCCGGCGCCGCCGGCTGGGCGCCGCCGGCGTGCTGATGGCCCCCTTCTTCCTGCTGCTGGTCACCGTCTTCCTGATCCCCGTCGGCACCGCCGCCTACCTCAGCTTCTACAGCGACGACCAGCCCGGACTCGGCTTCGGCCCCGAGCGCACCGTCTTCGTCGGCCTGCGCAGCTACGCCGCCGTCCTCACCGACCCCACCTTCCTCGGCGGACTCGGCACGGTCGCCCTCTACTGCCTGATCTACATCCCGCTGATGGTCGTCGGCGCGCTCCTGCTCGCCCTGCTGCTCGACTCGGGCGTGGTGCGCCTGCGCGGCTTCGCCCAGCTCGGCCTGTTCCTGCCGCACGCGGTGCCCGGCATCATCGCCGCCCTCATCTGGCTGTACCTCTACACCCCCGGCATCAGCCCGGTCGTCGACCTGTTCGCCCGCGCCGACGTCACGATCGACTTCCTCGGCGTGCACACCGTCCTGCCGTCCATCGTCAACATCGCCCTGTGGAGCAACCTCGGCTACAACATGGTGGTCTTCTACGCCGCTCTCCAGGCCGTGCCCCGTGAGGTGATCGAGGCCGCCGTCGTCGACGGGGCGGGACCCGTGCGCACCGCCCTGCGGGTGAAGACCCCGCTGGTGCGCGCCTCCATCGTGATGGTCGCCATGTTCACCCTGATCTGGGCGCTGCAGCTGTTCACCGAGCCGATGCTGCTCAGCCAGTCCTCCCCGATGATCAACTCCCGCTTCTCGCCCAGCATGTACATCTACGACGCGGCCTTCACCCGCACCAACTACAGCCTCGCCGCGGCCGCCTCCGTCGTCCTGCTGCTGTGCACCATCGCCCTGTCCTACGGCGTCACCCGTTTCACCAGCCGCGACTCCACCGCCGAGGAGGCCCGATGA
- a CDS encoding ABC transporter substrate-binding protein → MPGRHRRRSVLAAMAAAPLAGALGACSGGADDAPSGSSTGSRRAVRVTFWSALRGSQEVVDAFNRTHDRVQVDFQQIPSGGQGGYAKLSNAARAGNAPDVATIEYPQVPGFAIDGVARDITDLVDDRLRARLLPQAFGLTTFQGRVFSVPLDVEPMVMHYRADLFDRYGLRVPRTWDEFADLARVVRRTAPEQRLVLFPTDGATQFAAYSWQAGAQWFDTRDGAWNVSLADAPTRRVAAYWQDLIDRDEVFVNAVESRQSDAQIGGGLVLTRLSGAWDAGAQMNARPGQKGQWRIAPLPQWDTGRPAVGTHGGSTFAVTKDSKHPEAAMEFIAWQVSHPDALRARLSSGTSSQYPAASALVAVGRDAFDRSYYGGQDIYTLFEQEADKIRDGWVWGPRMTATGRVMQDSFARVGAGRGSLADAVRAAQDGTMPDLRALGLSTTQHST, encoded by the coding sequence ATGCCCGGTCGACACCGCCGTCGATCCGTGCTCGCCGCGATGGCCGCCGCGCCGCTTGCAGGAGCCCTCGGCGCCTGCAGCGGGGGCGCGGACGACGCCCCATCAGGCAGCAGCACCGGCAGCAGGAGGGCCGTACGCGTCACCTTCTGGTCCGCCCTGCGCGGCAGCCAGGAAGTGGTCGACGCCTTCAACCGCACCCACGACCGCGTCCAGGTCGACTTCCAGCAGATCCCCTCCGGAGGGCAGGGCGGCTACGCCAAGCTCAGCAACGCCGCCCGGGCGGGCAACGCCCCGGACGTCGCCACCATCGAATACCCGCAGGTGCCGGGGTTCGCCATCGACGGCGTCGCCCGCGACATCACCGACCTGGTCGACGACCGGCTGCGGGCGCGGCTGCTGCCCCAGGCGTTCGGCCTGACCACCTTCCAGGGACGCGTGTTCAGCGTCCCGCTCGACGTCGAGCCCATGGTGATGCACTACCGGGCCGACCTGTTCGACCGCTACGGCCTCCGGGTCCCGCGCACCTGGGACGAGTTCGCCGACCTCGCCCGCGTGGTGCGGCGCACGGCGCCCGAGCAGCGGCTCGTGCTGTTCCCCACTGACGGCGCCACCCAGTTCGCCGCCTACTCCTGGCAGGCGGGCGCCCAGTGGTTCGACACCCGCGACGGCGCCTGGAACGTCTCCCTCGCCGACGCCCCGACCCGGCGGGTCGCCGCGTACTGGCAGGACCTCATCGACCGCGACGAGGTCTTCGTCAACGCTGTCGAGAGCCGGCAGTCCGACGCCCAGATCGGCGGCGGACTCGTCCTCACCCGGCTCAGCGGCGCGTGGGACGCCGGCGCCCAGATGAACGCCCGACCCGGCCAGAAGGGGCAGTGGCGCATCGCACCACTGCCCCAGTGGGACACCGGCCGCCCCGCCGTCGGCACCCACGGCGGCTCGACGTTCGCCGTCACCAAGGACAGCAAGCACCCCGAGGCGGCGATGGAGTTCATCGCCTGGCAGGTTTCCCACCCCGACGCCCTGCGTGCCCGCCTGTCCAGCGGCACCAGCAGCCAGTACCCGGCGGCCTCCGCCCTCGTCGCGGTCGGCCGGGACGCCTTCGACCGCTCCTACTACGGCGGCCAGGACATCTACACCCTCTTCGAACAGGAGGCGGACAAGATCCGCGACGGCTGGGTCTGGGGCCCGCGGATGACCGCCACCGGCAGGGTCATGCAGGACTCCTTCGCTCGGGTCGGAGCGGGCCGTGGCTCGCTGGCCGACGCGGTGCGCGCCGCCCAGGACGGCACCATGCCCGACCTCAGGGCCCTCGGCCTGTCGACCACCCAGCACAGCACCTGA
- a CDS encoding substrate-binding domain-containing protein, translated as MREPAEVRRQRILAAVESRGSARVTDLAAELEVSVVTVRRDVEELAREGRLRRGHGVVRSTLAVRDLPAPRPPDGDTVAVVVPERHSYLYESLHGARSVLEAAGKRIALHIAPQASGAERPLVERALEDGAAGLLLAPRWRTLADEEADHPWLAALEVPAVLMERRPGPGTPLHAMDSVCSDHAYGAHLAVEHLVGLGHRRIVFATRDDSPTARTLRSACARIAEAHPLVEAWAWALSAPEAGREGPYAPQETAEPHEVLRRTGATAAVLHGDVDALMLVQRLADQGVRVPEDCSVVAYDDVVAGLGTTPLTAVAPPKAEVGRAAAELLLERLESEAGARAPVRRTELLPSLSVRGSTRAL; from the coding sequence ATGCGGGAGCCGGCCGAGGTCAGAAGGCAGCGGATCCTGGCTGCCGTGGAGTCCCGGGGCTCGGCGCGGGTGACCGACCTCGCCGCCGAGCTCGAGGTGTCGGTGGTGACCGTGCGGCGGGACGTGGAGGAACTGGCCCGCGAGGGCCGGCTGCGCCGCGGTCACGGTGTCGTACGCTCCACGCTCGCCGTCCGGGACCTGCCCGCGCCCCGGCCGCCGGACGGCGACACGGTGGCCGTCGTCGTCCCGGAGCGCCACAGCTACCTGTACGAGTCGCTGCACGGCGCCCGCTCGGTGCTGGAGGCGGCGGGCAAGCGCATCGCCCTGCACATCGCGCCGCAGGCATCCGGTGCCGAACGGCCGCTGGTGGAGCGGGCGCTGGAGGACGGCGCAGCGGGCCTGCTGCTGGCCCCGCGCTGGCGCACCCTGGCAGACGAGGAGGCCGACCACCCGTGGCTCGCGGCGCTGGAGGTGCCCGCGGTGCTCATGGAGCGGCGCCCCGGTCCGGGCACCCCGCTGCACGCCATGGACTCGGTCTGCTCCGACCACGCCTACGGCGCCCACCTGGCCGTGGAGCACCTGGTGGGCCTCGGCCACCGGCGGATCGTGTTCGCCACGCGCGACGACAGCCCCACCGCGCGCACCCTGCGCTCGGCGTGCGCGCGGATCGCGGAGGCGCATCCGCTGGTGGAGGCGTGGGCGTGGGCGCTGAGCGCGCCCGAGGCCGGCCGGGAGGGCCCGTACGCCCCCCAGGAGACGGCCGAACCGCACGAGGTGCTGCGGAGGACGGGCGCCACGGCGGCCGTGCTGCACGGTGACGTCGACGCGCTGATGCTGGTGCAGCGGCTGGCGGACCAGGGGGTGCGGGTGCCGGAGGACTGCTCCGTCGTGGCCTACGACGACGTGGTGGCCGGCCTGGGCACCACACCGCTGACGGCCGTCGCCCCGCCGAAGGCGGAGGTCGGCAGGGCCGCCGCCGAACTGCTGCTGGAGCGGCTGGAGTCGGAGGCGGGCGCGCGGGCCCCGGTGCGCAGGACGGAACTGCTGCCCTCCCTGTCCGTGCGCGGCTCCACGCGCGCCCTCTGA
- a CDS encoding AraC family ligand binding domain-containing protein, with protein sequence MTSEHTGTPDGGTPLPRILCDTAALAAVDDAAAGALWRLAESGRQLDANVVRLPPGHRVDTHREPDLDVLLLVLSGHGTLTAPDGEHPLPAGTLTWLPHGSTRSLAAGDDGLTYLTVHRRRPGMTIRTRDA encoded by the coding sequence ATGACGTCGGAGCACACCGGCACACCTGACGGCGGGACACCCCTGCCGCGCATCCTCTGCGACACGGCCGCGCTGGCGGCCGTCGACGACGCGGCGGCCGGCGCGCTGTGGCGGCTGGCGGAGTCCGGCCGGCAGCTCGACGCCAACGTCGTCCGTCTGCCGCCCGGCCACCGGGTGGACACCCACCGCGAGCCCGACCTCGACGTCCTGCTGCTGGTCCTGTCCGGTCACGGCACCCTCACCGCCCCGGACGGCGAACACCCGCTGCCCGCCGGCACCCTGACCTGGCTGCCCCACGGTTCGACCCGCTCCCTGGCCGCGGGCGACGACGGCCTCACCTACCTCACCGTCCACCGCCGGCGCCCGGGCATGACCATCCGCACCCGCGACGCCTGA
- a CDS encoding alpha/beta fold hydrolase, whose amino-acid sequence MPEPTSSRPVAPPVHRLVPSPAGRLHLVEQGSGPLVLLVHGFPEGWYSWRHQLPALAAAGYRAVAVDVRGYGRSSRPAATDAFRMRELVADAVAVVDALGERTAVVVGHDWGSAVAANAALIRPDVFRAVAMLSVPYAPRGGPKPSTVFASVGGDEEFYVSYFQEPGRAEAEIEPDVRGWLAGFYAALSGDTMPGPGAPPPYFVGPGGTLRERFPTGRLPAWLDETDLDVFAGEFERTRTRGALARYRNLDRDWEDLAEYDGVPLTQPSLFIGGGLDASTTWMADAIAAFPLTLPGLVSSHILDGCGHWLQQERPEETNRLLTDWLAALPPAAC is encoded by the coding sequence GTGCCCGAGCCCACGTCCTCCCGCCCCGTGGCACCCCCCGTCCACCGTCTGGTCCCCTCGCCCGCGGGCCGGCTGCACCTGGTGGAACAGGGCAGCGGACCGCTGGTGCTGCTCGTCCACGGCTTCCCGGAGGGCTGGTACTCCTGGCGCCACCAGCTGCCGGCCCTGGCCGCCGCCGGCTACCGGGCGGTCGCCGTCGACGTCCGCGGCTACGGCCGGTCCTCCCGGCCCGCCGCCACGGACGCGTTCCGCATGCGGGAACTGGTCGCGGACGCCGTCGCCGTGGTCGACGCCCTGGGGGAGCGGACCGCCGTCGTCGTCGGCCACGACTGGGGCTCGGCCGTCGCCGCGAACGCCGCCCTGATCCGGCCCGACGTCTTCCGCGCGGTGGCCATGCTCAGCGTGCCGTACGCCCCGCGCGGCGGTCCGAAGCCCAGCACGGTCTTCGCCTCGGTGGGCGGCGACGAGGAGTTCTACGTCTCGTACTTCCAGGAGCCGGGGCGCGCCGAGGCCGAGATCGAGCCCGACGTACGCGGCTGGCTCGCCGGCTTCTACGCCGCCCTGTCCGGCGACACCATGCCGGGGCCCGGCGCGCCCCCGCCGTACTTCGTGGGGCCGGGCGGGACCCTCCGCGAACGTTTCCCCACGGGCCGGCTGCCCGCCTGGCTCGACGAGACCGATCTCGACGTGTTCGCCGGGGAGTTCGAGCGCACCAGGACGAGGGGGGCGCTGGCCCGCTACCGCAACCTGGACCGGGACTGGGAGGACCTCGCGGAGTACGACGGCGTTCCGCTCACCCAGCCGTCCCTGTTCATCGGCGGTGGCCTCGACGCGTCCACCACGTGGATGGCCGACGCCATCGCGGCCTTCCCCCTCACGTTGCCCGGCCTGGTGTCGTCCCACATCCTCGACGGCTGCGGCCACTGGCTGCAGCAGGAGCGGCCCGAGGAGACCAACCGCCTCCTGACGGACTGGCTCGCGGCCCTGCCCCCGGCCGCGTGCTAG
- a CDS encoding LuxR C-terminal-related transcriptional regulator, producing MLEPLGICEFDEGVYRAFLTRADLRPQEYARTAGVSPDRVRRAVNRLVGMGLLRPDGSGGHRPVGPGTALTALLNQRRLAAEAAFAAVGTVVEDLEEEYRAGRLRTDPGSLVEVLSGRDVVAQRIDELNQSVSSHLWILDRPPYHDRADGLPHTNEAEKATTAAWARRGVDLRSVYCPDSMGRPGRFETVLEMVELGEQARMLPSLPFKLHIIDRRVALVPLVGGAYDNLAVVHPSGLLDALIELYETYWDKALPIGTPGPDTDRSKPTSEEVALLTMLRAGLKDQAIARQLGLSTRTATRRIAALMARLDATTRFQAGVEACARGWI from the coding sequence GTGTTGGAGCCACTGGGCATCTGCGAGTTCGACGAGGGCGTCTACCGCGCGTTCCTCACCAGGGCGGACCTCCGCCCGCAGGAGTACGCCAGGACGGCCGGCGTGTCCCCGGACCGTGTCCGCCGGGCCGTGAACCGGCTCGTCGGTATGGGGCTGTTGCGCCCTGACGGCAGCGGAGGCCACCGGCCCGTCGGGCCGGGCACCGCACTGACCGCCCTGCTCAACCAGCGGCGGCTGGCGGCGGAGGCGGCGTTCGCCGCGGTGGGGACGGTCGTCGAGGACCTCGAGGAGGAGTACCGGGCGGGCCGGCTGCGTACCGATCCCGGCAGCCTGGTGGAGGTCCTGTCGGGACGCGACGTCGTCGCACAGCGGATCGACGAGCTCAACCAGTCGGTCAGTTCGCACCTATGGATCCTCGACCGGCCGCCGTACCACGACCGTGCCGACGGTCTCCCGCACACCAACGAGGCGGAGAAGGCGACGACCGCCGCCTGGGCGCGCCGCGGCGTGGACCTCCGCTCGGTCTACTGCCCGGACTCCATGGGGCGTCCGGGCCGCTTCGAGACGGTGCTGGAGATGGTCGAACTGGGCGAGCAGGCCCGGATGCTGCCCAGCCTGCCCTTCAAGCTGCACATCATCGACCGCCGCGTGGCCCTCGTCCCCTTGGTCGGCGGCGCCTACGACAACCTCGCCGTCGTACACCCCTCGGGACTCCTGGACGCCCTGATCGAACTCTACGAAACGTACTGGGACAAGGCGTTGCCCATCGGTACACCCGGCCCGGACACGGACAGGAGCAAACCCACCAGCGAGGAGGTCGCCTTGCTGACGATGCTCCGCGCCGGGCTCAAGGACCAGGCCATCGCCCGCCAGTTGGGGCTCAGCACCCGCACGGCGACGCGCCGCATCGCCGCGCTGATGGCGCGTCTCGACGCGACGACACGCTTCCAGGCCGGCGTGGAGGCCTGCGCCCGCGGCTGGATCTGA
- a CDS encoding S8 family serine peptidase — translation MRPAALVAASLFALSLSSVAPAHAAPPSGPTPVPVKDLPAGRYVVTLADQPIAAYRGGVDGIPGTAPAPGGKVDLADADAVRYRTHLTGEHRAVAASVGARIERHYAVVTNGFSADLSATQAALLAKSPRVLSVTPDTLNKVADDTNSQDFLGLTGRHGLWEALGGTKAAGRGVVIGDIDTGVWPESRSFAAAPLGAAPPTAKDPYRPYRKGDDVVMRKADGGTFTGTCQTGEEFTARACNSKLVGARYFGDAWLDMVPPERRADYVSPRDGEGHGTHTASTAAGDSGVDVTVEGQRLGKVSGVAPGAAVAVYKAFWTGKSPSDSGAMTSDIVAAIDQAVADGVDVINYSAGSIIETGPDSPVQGAFRTAAAAGVFVAAAAGNAGPDTASLDNVAPWTTTVAASTLAPYEATARLGNGATYVGGSTTVRSALGPKPLVLAEKVRNAATATSDAALCKDGTLDPAKAAGTIVVCDRGVNPRVDKSQEVERAGGVGMILVNTSDLDTSGDLHAVPTVHLNTPDATAVRAYAATAGAQAGLEPGGSSGLPYPQIAPFSSRGPSTQNNGDLLKPDIAAPGVGILAAVAPASHHGHDFDFESGTSMATPHIAGLAALYLAEHPAWSPMAVKSAMMTTASATRTASGGESTDAFAQGAGQVQPADMFEPGLVYDSTEKEWLAYLAGLGVDTGTDVQAVDPSDLNYPSIAIGRMVGSQTVTRTVTAVAPGTYRASVSVPGVKATVSPSVLHFGKAGQKATFTVTFQLTTGRSGDTVTGDLTWRHGRTEVRSPIVLTPWSLIAPDKVSGPAGSGSVSFEVTPGSTSLTPTARGPVTGAPVRGTVSTDDPEKYFELTVPEGTEAGQFFVTPDNPEAKLSMVVIHDPGDGHNPSIVGDLALDMTRPVVSVPTMKPGTYQVVVMTLGSKPQLGDMTFSLQSNLVGPAATPAGGTFTVTPQHATTKPGVPLTLTASWQGVPSDRPATAYIAYPNGAGTLVTIG, via the coding sequence GTGAGACCGGCCGCCCTCGTAGCGGCCTCCCTCTTCGCCCTGTCCCTGTCGTCCGTCGCTCCCGCCCACGCGGCTCCGCCGTCCGGTCCCACTCCGGTGCCGGTGAAGGACCTGCCCGCGGGCCGTTACGTCGTCACCCTCGCCGACCAACCGATAGCCGCCTACCGGGGAGGGGTCGACGGCATACCCGGCACCGCCCCCGCGCCCGGCGGCAAGGTCGACCTTGCCGACGCCGACGCCGTGCGCTACCGCACGCACCTCACCGGCGAACACCGCGCCGTCGCCGCGTCGGTGGGCGCGCGGATCGAGCGCCACTACGCGGTGGTCACCAACGGCTTCTCCGCCGACCTGTCCGCCACGCAGGCGGCCCTGCTCGCCAAGAGCCCGAGGGTGCTCTCGGTCACGCCGGACACCCTCAACAAGGTCGCCGACGACACGAACTCCCAGGACTTCCTCGGCCTGACGGGGCGACACGGCCTGTGGGAGGCCCTCGGCGGCACCAAGGCGGCCGGCCGAGGCGTCGTGATCGGCGACATCGACACCGGCGTCTGGCCGGAGAGCCGCTCCTTCGCGGCCGCTCCGCTCGGCGCCGCGCCGCCCACCGCCAAGGATCCCTACCGTCCCTACCGCAAGGGTGACGACGTCGTCATGCGGAAGGCGGACGGCGGCACCTTCACCGGGACGTGCCAGACCGGCGAGGAGTTCACCGCCCGCGCCTGCAACAGCAAGCTGGTCGGCGCCCGCTACTTCGGTGACGCCTGGCTGGACATGGTGCCGCCGGAACGCCGCGCCGACTACGTCTCCCCCCGGGACGGCGAGGGCCACGGCACCCACACGGCGTCCACCGCGGCCGGCGACAGCGGTGTCGACGTCACCGTCGAGGGACAGCGCCTCGGGAAGGTCTCCGGCGTCGCGCCCGGCGCCGCCGTCGCGGTCTACAAGGCGTTCTGGACGGGCAAGTCGCCCTCGGACTCCGGAGCCATGACCTCCGACATCGTCGCCGCGATCGACCAGGCGGTCGCCGACGGCGTCGACGTCATCAACTACTCGGCCGGCTCGATCATCGAGACCGGCCCCGACTCCCCCGTCCAGGGTGCCTTCCGCACAGCGGCGGCCGCGGGCGTCTTCGTCGCCGCCGCGGCCGGCAACGCCGGTCCGGACACCGCCTCTCTTGACAACGTTGCCCCGTGGACGACCACGGTCGCCGCCAGCACCCTGGCGCCGTACGAGGCGACCGCGCGCCTGGGCAACGGCGCCACCTACGTCGGCGGCAGCACCACCGTCCGGTCCGCGCTCGGCCCGAAGCCGCTGGTGCTGGCGGAGAAGGTGAGGAACGCCGCCACCGCCACGAGCGACGCGGCCCTGTGCAAGGACGGCACGCTCGACCCGGCGAAGGCCGCCGGCACGATCGTCGTCTGCGACCGGGGTGTCAACCCGCGGGTGGACAAGTCCCAGGAGGTCGAGCGGGCCGGCGGCGTCGGCATGATCCTGGTGAACACCAGTGACCTCGACACCAGCGGCGACCTGCACGCGGTGCCCACGGTGCACCTCAACACGCCCGACGCCACCGCCGTACGGGCCTACGCCGCCACCGCCGGAGCGCAGGCCGGTCTGGAGCCGGGCGGGAGCAGCGGGCTGCCGTACCCGCAGATCGCGCCGTTCTCCTCGCGGGGGCCGTCGACGCAGAACAACGGTGACCTGCTGAAGCCCGACATCGCCGCCCCCGGCGTGGGCATCCTCGCCGCGGTGGCACCCGCCTCCCACCACGGCCACGACTTCGACTTCGAGTCCGGCACCTCGATGGCGACCCCGCACATCGCCGGCCTCGCCGCGCTGTACCTGGCCGAGCATCCCGCGTGGTCGCCGATGGCCGTGAAGTCCGCGATGATGACGACCGCCTCCGCCACCAGGACGGCGAGCGGCGGCGAGAGCACCGACGCCTTCGCCCAGGGCGCCGGCCAGGTGCAGCCGGCCGACATGTTCGAACCGGGCCTGGTCTACGACTCCACCGAGAAGGAGTGGCTGGCCTACCTCGCGGGGCTCGGCGTCGACACCGGCACGGACGTGCAGGCGGTCGACCCCAGCGACCTCAACTACCCGTCCATCGCGATCGGCCGGATGGTCGGCTCGCAGACCGTGACCCGCACCGTCACCGCCGTGGCTCCCGGCACCTACCGGGCCTCGGTCTCCGTGCCCGGGGTGAAGGCCACCGTCAGCCCGTCCGTGCTGCACTTCGGCAAGGCCGGCCAGAAGGCCACGTTCACGGTGACCTTCCAGCTGACGACCGGGCGCTCCGGCGACACCGTCACCGGTGACCTCACCTGGCGGCACGGCCGTACCGAGGTGCGCAGCCCGATCGTGCTGACGCCGTGGAGCCTGATCGCTCCCGACAAGGTGTCCGGTCCCGCGGGGAGCGGCAGCGTCTCCTTCGAAGTGACGCCCGGCTCCACCTCGCTCACCCCGACCGCCCGCGGCCCGGTGACGGGCGCTCCGGTCCGCGGCACGGTGTCCACGGACGACCCCGAGAAGTACTTCGAGCTCACCGTGCCGGAGGGCACGGAGGCCGGGCAGTTCTTCGTGACGCCCGACAACCCGGAGGCGAAGCTCAGCATGGTCGTCATCCACGACCCCGGCGACGGGCACAACCCGTCCATCGTCGGGGACTTGGCACTGGACATGACGCGTCCGGTGGTGAGCGTGCCGACCATGAAACCCGGCACGTACCAGGTCGTGGTGATGACGCTGGGCAGTAAGCCGCAGCTGGGGGACATGACGTTCTCCCTCCAGTCGAACCTGGTCGGCCCGGCCGCCACCCCGGCGGGCGGCACCTTCACCGTGACCCCGCAGCACGCCACCACGAAGCCGGGTGTTCCGCTGACGTTGACCGCCTCGTGGCAGGGGGTCCCGTCCGACCGGCCCGCCACCGCCTACATCGCCTACCCGAACGGTGCCGGCACCCTGGTCACCATCGGCTGA
- the pgm gene encoding phosphoglucomutase (alpha-D-glucose-1,6-bisphosphate-dependent), translating into MQHERAGGPAGPEDLVDVARLVTAYYALHPDLDDPGQRVTFGTSGHRGSSLAAAFNEDHIAATSQAICEYRAEQGTDGPLFLGADTHALSEPARVTALEVFAANGVTVLIDDADGYTPTPAVSHAVLSHNRGRGTGLADGVVVTPSHNPPADGGFKYNPPSGGPAGSDATGWIQERANEIIRGGLKDVRRIPYARALAAPGTGRYDFLGTYVADLPNVLDLDAIRAAGVRIGADPLGGASVAYWGRIAEQHRLDLTVVNPLTDPTWRFMTLDWDGKIRMDCSSPYAMASLIGQRDRFDIATGNDADADRHGIVTPDAGLMNPNHYLAVAIGYLYAHRERWPSGAGVGKTLVSSAMIDRVAADLKRDLVEVPVGFKWFVDGLVDGTLGFGGEESAGASFLRRDGSVWTTDKDGIILALLASEITAVTGKTPSQHYAALTARFGEPAYERIDAPATREEKARLAKLSPAQVTADTLAGEAVTGVLTEAPGNGASIGGIKVSTENAWFAARPSGTEDVYKIYAESFRGADHLRQVQEEAKSVVLTALGG; encoded by the coding sequence ATGCAGCACGAGCGAGCGGGCGGTCCGGCCGGCCCCGAGGACCTCGTCGACGTCGCTCGGCTGGTCACGGCGTACTACGCGCTCCACCCCGACCTGGACGACCCGGGGCAGCGCGTCACGTTCGGAACCTCGGGGCACCGCGGCTCGTCGCTGGCGGCCGCGTTCAACGAGGACCACATCGCCGCGACCAGCCAGGCCATCTGCGAGTACCGCGCCGAACAGGGCACCGACGGGCCGCTCTTCCTCGGCGCGGACACCCACGCCCTGTCCGAACCGGCCCGGGTCACCGCCCTGGAGGTGTTCGCGGCCAACGGGGTGACGGTGCTGATCGACGACGCCGACGGCTACACGCCCACCCCGGCCGTCTCGCACGCCGTACTCAGCCACAACCGGGGCCGCGGCACGGGACTCGCCGACGGCGTCGTCGTCACCCCCTCCCACAACCCGCCCGCCGACGGGGGCTTCAAGTACAACCCGCCCAGCGGCGGCCCCGCGGGCTCGGACGCGACCGGCTGGATCCAGGAGCGGGCCAACGAGATCATCCGGGGCGGCCTCAAGGACGTCCGCCGCATCCCGTACGCCCGCGCCCTCGCCGCGCCCGGGACCGGCCGGTACGACTTCCTCGGCACCTACGTCGCGGACCTGCCGAACGTGCTGGACCTGGACGCGATCCGCGCCGCCGGCGTCCGCATCGGCGCCGACCCGCTGGGCGGGGCGTCCGTCGCCTACTGGGGCCGGATCGCCGAGCAGCACCGCCTGGACCTCACGGTGGTGAACCCGCTCACCGACCCCACCTGGCGGTTCATGACGCTGGACTGGGACGGCAAGATCCGCATGGACTGCTCCTCGCCGTACGCCATGGCGTCCCTCATCGGGCAGCGCGACCGCTTCGACATCGCGACCGGCAACGACGCCGACGCCGACCGGCACGGCATCGTCACCCCGGACGCCGGCCTGATGAACCCCAACCACTACCTGGCCGTCGCCATCGGCTACCTGTACGCGCACCGCGAGCGGTGGCCGTCCGGCGCCGGCGTCGGCAAGACCCTGGTGTCCTCCGCGATGATCGACCGGGTCGCCGCCGACCTGAAGCGCGACCTGGTCGAAGTGCCGGTCGGCTTCAAGTGGTTCGTGGACGGTCTGGTCGACGGCACCCTCGGCTTCGGCGGCGAGGAGTCGGCCGGGGCGTCCTTCCTGCGCCGCGACGGCTCGGTGTGGACCACCGACAAGGACGGCATCATCCTGGCGCTGCTCGCCTCCGAGATCACCGCGGTCACCGGGAAGACGCCCTCCCAGCACTACGCCGCACTGACCGCACGCTTCGGCGAGCCCGCCTACGAGCGCATCGACGCCCCGGCGACCCGCGAGGAGAAGGCGCGCCTCGCGAAGCTCTCGCCGGCCCAGGTCACCGCGGACACCCTGGCGGGGGAGGCGGTCACCGGCGTGCTCACCGAGGCACCGGGCAACGGCGCGTCCATCGGCGGCATCAAGGTGAGCACGGAGAACGCCTGGTTCGCCGCCCGGCCGTCGGGCACCGAGGACGTGTACAAGATCTACGCGGAGTCGTTCCGGGGCGCCGACCACCTCCGCCAGGTGCAGGAGGAGGCCAAGTCGGTGGTCCTCACCGCGCTGGGAGGCTGA